One Campylobacter concisus DNA segment encodes these proteins:
- a CDS encoding prepilin-type N-terminal cleavage/methylation domain-containing protein, which translates to MKKAFTMIELIFVIVIIVILAVVVVTKISATRDDAKLTKVMSEIRVAIQDINTYYISEGKLALDTTNNKVKFKEMTNAGVVDSSGDLGFFAKNERCISLKFFAADQSCLGVDISEQGLCKKLWEAPEFKRFSQTMIKPAQGALPAHIIFSAVRIVF; encoded by the coding sequence ATGAAAAAAGCTTTTACAATGATCGAACTAATCTTTGTAATAGTCATCATAGTTATATTAGCTGTAGTTGTCGTCACCAAAATAAGCGCTACAAGAGATGACGCAAAACTGACAAAAGTTATGTCAGAGATAAGAGTCGCCATACAAGATATAAATACCTACTACATATCAGAAGGCAAACTAGCTCTTGATACTACAAACAATAAAGTTAAATTTAAAGAGATGACAAATGCTGGGGTTGTGGATAGCTCTGGCGATCTTGGCTTTTTTGCCAAAAACGAAAGGTGCATTTCATTAAAATTCTTTGCTGCAGACCAAAGCTGCTTAGGAGTAGATATCAGCGAGCAAGGCCTATGCAAAAAGCTTTGGGAAGCTCCAGAATTTAAGCGCTTTAGCCAGACCATGATAAAGCCAGCACAAGGAGCATTGCCAGCTCATATCATCTTTAGCGCTGTTCGCATCGTTTTTTAG
- a CDS encoding molybdopterin-dependent oxidoreductase: MKRRDFIKFSALAATAAQANKIEGVTKTIFDQNKTFGANRFGLFWANTNSNQIVSVDPFEGDKFPNTMNNSLPDLIQNESRVLYPYVRKSYLKAKGAAKSELRGKEEFVRVSWETALDLAAKALKENFDKYGPESIYGECYWWGGTGKISWGRTVGHRMLKVLGGYVEESGDYSTGAGLVIMPHVLGNSAVYDAPTKWEAIAKNAKNVVFWGTDPLVTGQISWQPPTHDGYLGIKKIKEAGIKTYSVCVFKNDTTRYLDSEAIVVRPNTDVAMMLGMCHYLYENKLYDEEFIKKYTVGFNKFKDYLLGTTDKVVKDINWASKICGVKAEDIAKFATALAKEPSVIIAGRSLQRQDHGEMGFWGIVTLSAMLGQIGKEGLGFEFNLYYSNGATDKIAPSLKGISTSISEKYDNVDGAPWKKFKNVTIPSSRSIEALQNPGKEIDYDGSKIKLPHMRVAYMASGSMFTRHQDVNNAVKAWRKFDTVITAEPFWTSTAKLSDIVLPVALEVERNDINQSVPTNEYIVAYKPVVEPMGESRSDYWICSQICKRWGREEVFTEGKDELGWAKEFYADAAEQAKGINVKMPSFDEFWKEGYVRFEQDDEASRYYTRLSAFRENPHKNRLGTPSGKIELYSPTIAKFGYKDFAPYAAWIEPFEWLGSEKAKKYPFSVTTPHSRYRLHSQLNNSIIRNYAEVCAREPMLINVNDAKAKGIATGDVVRVFNDRGEILVGALVTDIIPEHVIAICEGAWYDPEVLGEKSLCKHGCVNVLTRDKGTSSIAQSNCGHTILVNLEKYKGEIKPITAFSKPKILQSL, encoded by the coding sequence ATGAAAAGACGAGATTTTATAAAATTTTCTGCACTTGCTGCCACAGCAGCGCAGGCAAACAAGATAGAGGGCGTGACAAAGACCATTTTTGACCAAAACAAAACCTTTGGCGCAAATAGATTTGGTCTATTTTGGGCAAATACCAACTCAAACCAAATCGTCTCCGTCGATCCATTTGAGGGCGATAAATTCCCAAATACTATGAACAACAGCTTACCAGACCTCATCCAAAATGAAAGCCGCGTGCTCTATCCATACGTAAGAAAGAGCTACCTAAAGGCAAAGGGTGCAGCAAAGAGCGAGCTTCGTGGCAAAGAGGAATTTGTGCGTGTTAGCTGGGAGACAGCGCTTGATCTAGCAGCAAAAGCCTTAAAAGAAAATTTCGACAAATATGGCCCTGAGAGCATCTACGGCGAGTGCTACTGGTGGGGCGGCACCGGTAAGATCAGCTGGGGCAGAACCGTTGGTCACAGGATGCTAAAAGTGCTTGGCGGATACGTCGAAGAGAGTGGCGACTACTCAACTGGAGCTGGCCTTGTCATCATGCCGCACGTCCTAGGCAACAGCGCCGTTTATGACGCTCCGACAAAGTGGGAGGCCATCGCTAAAAATGCTAAAAACGTTGTATTTTGGGGTACTGACCCGCTTGTAACTGGTCAAATTTCATGGCAACCACCAACACATGATGGCTATCTTGGCATCAAAAAGATAAAAGAGGCAGGCATAAAAACTTATAGCGTTTGTGTCTTTAAAAACGACACCACAAGATACCTTGACTCTGAAGCTATCGTCGTTCGTCCAAATACCGACGTAGCAATGATGCTTGGCATGTGCCACTATCTATATGAAAACAAGCTTTATGACGAAGAATTTATCAAAAAATACACAGTTGGCTTTAATAAATTTAAAGACTATCTACTTGGCACAACCGACAAGGTGGTAAAAGATATCAACTGGGCTAGTAAAATTTGTGGCGTAAAAGCTGAGGATATCGCTAAATTTGCAACAGCACTTGCAAAAGAGCCAAGCGTCATCATCGCAGGCAGGTCACTTCAAAGACAAGATCACGGCGAGATGGGCTTTTGGGGCATCGTAACACTTAGTGCGATGCTAGGTCAGATAGGCAAAGAGGGTCTTGGCTTCGAGTTTAACCTCTACTACTCAAATGGCGCTACAGACAAGATAGCTCCGTCACTAAAAGGCATCAGCACTAGCATAAGCGAGAAATACGACAACGTAGATGGCGCTCCTTGGAAGAAATTTAAAAACGTCACCATCCCATCTTCAAGATCGATCGAGGCTTTGCAAAACCCTGGCAAAGAGATAGACTATGACGGCTCAAAGATCAAGCTACCACACATGAGAGTGGCTTACATGGCGTCTGGATCGATGTTTACAAGACATCAAGACGTAAATAACGCCGTAAAAGCGTGGCGTAAATTTGACACCGTAATAACAGCTGAGCCATTTTGGACAAGCACAGCAAAACTAAGCGACATCGTCTTGCCAGTAGCTCTTGAAGTCGAGAGAAATGACATCAACCAAAGCGTGCCTACAAACGAGTACATCGTGGCTTACAAGCCTGTCGTAGAGCCTATGGGCGAGAGCAGGAGCGATTACTGGATCTGCTCACAAATCTGCAAACGCTGGGGCAGAGAAGAGGTCTTTACAGAGGGCAAAGATGAGCTTGGCTGGGCGAAAGAATTTTACGCAGACGCAGCTGAGCAAGCTAAGGGCATAAATGTCAAGATGCCAAGCTTTGACGAGTTTTGGAAAGAGGGATATGTTAGATTTGAGCAAGATGACGAAGCGAGCAGATACTACACAAGACTTAGTGCTTTTAGAGAAAATCCTCACAAAAACCGCCTAGGCACGCCATCTGGCAAGATAGAGCTCTACTCTCCAACTATCGCTAAATTTGGTTACAAAGACTTTGCGCCGTACGCTGCTTGGATCGAGCCGTTTGAGTGGCTTGGCAGCGAAAAAGCCAAAAAGTATCCATTTAGCGTCACAACCCCACACTCAAGATACCGCCTCCACTCACAGCTAAATAACTCAATAATCAGAAACTACGCTGAAGTATGCGCGCGCGAGCCAATGCTTATAAACGTAAATGACGCCAAAGCAAAAGGCATCGCAACTGGCGACGTGGTGAGAGTATTTAACGACAGGGGCGAAATTTTGGTCGGCGCGCTAGTCACTGACATCATCCCAGAGCACGTCATCGCCATCTGCGAGGGTGCGTGGTACGATCCTGAAGTGCTGGGCGAGAAGAGCCTTTGCAAGCATGGCTGCGTCAATGTCCTAACTCGCGACAAAGGCACATCTAGCATCGCTCAAAGCAACTGCGGACACACTATCCTTGTAAATTTAGAAAAATACAAAGGCGAGATCAAGCCGATCACTGCGTTTTCTAAACCAAAAATTTTGCAATCTTTGTAG
- a CDS encoding flagellar hook-basal body complex protein codes for MMRGFYNGVSGIKTQSFGMDVWSNNISNINNVGFKASIPEFKNLINQNLVSAGSGPTSDQVGLGATKQTTALDMSNGSFQSTDNNFDLAIGGDGFFGVVDKTGKNYYTRTGTFDIDAAGNLVDTRGNLLLGTLANFTPTTPSASALKKYGQTSSAPQAYTVSQEELNLGDPGSQKGITLPHFLFMPAEATTNISLKGNLNSSRITDKKTTALEASEYAYTLDNTNKTISLNGQIPLSTTSLGAKAGDSVVVKVKDGDGKFSEFSTTLEGDGTWQINDKSLKFMDFANLEVNAEVTSLVEVPNKEKLTSDIYNADGTKSLVTINLTKQIPQAGDQTIWDAVATITDASGAVQNTAMGSLTFNGSGRLIANTLTSVGGVNLNFEGDGDADVYNGMTSSANARKDFNIKRDGYAEGLLSKYSVDDRGNIMANFDNTRAFPVAKVALYHFINDQGVAKVGDNLYEATANSGEPFFYKNKAGETVYGAQILANKLEMSNVDLGQALSEVIVTQKAYEASAKSITTSDEMIQTAIQMKK; via the coding sequence ATGATGAGAGGTTTTTACAACGGGGTTAGCGGCATCAAGACGCAAAGCTTTGGCATGGATGTTTGGTCAAACAACATCTCAAACATAAACAATGTCGGTTTCAAAGCTTCAATCCCTGAGTTTAAAAATTTAATAAACCAAAACCTAGTCTCAGCAGGAAGTGGCCCAACTAGCGATCAAGTGGGACTTGGAGCTACCAAGCAAACGACTGCACTTGATATGTCAAATGGTAGCTTTCAAAGCACTGATAACAACTTTGACCTTGCCATAGGCGGAGATGGCTTCTTTGGCGTTGTCGATAAAACAGGCAAAAACTACTACACAAGAACAGGCACTTTTGACATAGATGCGGCTGGAAATTTAGTAGATACTAGGGGAAATTTACTCCTTGGCACGCTTGCAAATTTCACTCCAACCACGCCAAGTGCGAGCGCTCTTAAAAAATATGGTCAAACATCAAGCGCCCCACAAGCTTACACAGTCTCGCAAGAAGAGCTAAATCTGGGCGATCCTGGCTCGCAAAAGGGCATAACACTGCCTCATTTTTTATTTATGCCAGCTGAGGCTACTACAAATATCAGCTTAAAAGGCAACCTAAACTCAAGCCGCATAACAGATAAAAAAACGACAGCCCTTGAGGCTAGCGAATACGCCTACACGCTTGATAATACAAACAAGACGATCTCACTAAACGGACAGATCCCGCTAAGCACCACATCTCTTGGCGCAAAAGCTGGCGACAGCGTGGTCGTAAAAGTAAAAGATGGCGATGGTAAATTTAGTGAGTTTTCTACCACTCTCGAGGGTGACGGCACTTGGCAGATAAACGACAAGAGCCTTAAATTTATGGATTTTGCAAATTTAGAGGTAAATGCTGAAGTCACCTCGCTCGTTGAAGTGCCAAACAAAGAAAAGCTAACCTCTGATATCTACAACGCAGATGGCACAAAGAGTTTGGTCACTATAAATTTAACCAAGCAGATCCCTCAAGCTGGCGACCAGACTATCTGGGACGCGGTGGCAACGATAACTGACGCTAGCGGAGCCGTGCAAAACACAGCGATGGGCTCGCTTACATTTAATGGCAGCGGCAGGCTTATCGCAAATACACTAACAAGCGTTGGCGGCGTAAATTTAAACTTCGAAGGCGACGGCGATGCGGACGTTTATAACGGCATGACAAGCTCAGCAAACGCCAGAAAAGACTTCAACATAAAAAGAGATGGATACGCTGAGGGGCTTTTATCAAAATATAGCGTCGATGATCGTGGCAACATCATGGCAAATTTCGACAACACTCGAGCATTCCCCGTGGCAAAAGTGGCGCTTTACCACTTTATAAATGACCAAGGCGTGGCAAAGGTTGGTGACAATCTCTATGAAGCAACAGCCAACTCTGGCGAGCCATTTTTTTACAAAAACAAGGCTGGCGAAACCGTTTATGGGGCGCAAATTTTGGCAAATAAACTTGAGATGAGTAACGTCGATCTTGGTCAAGCACTAAGCGAGGTGATCGTCACGCAAAAGGCCTACGAAGCGAGCGCAAAAAGCATCACGACAAGTGATGAGATGATACAAACTGCTATCCAGATGAAGAAATAA
- a CDS encoding flagellar basal body rod modification protein translates to MASVSDITTQTTQQKNAEKKAKARQDAAASTGTNPNGQLDKDAFMKLLLTELQYQDPTSPMDTEKMLTQTSQLASVEMQENTNKAMKELVSQLKSNANAYAISALGKMVSTGSNAVTLTDEKKDAKFALYFKTDLANGKIEVKNANGQVVRTTDLNETNAGVHNLAWDGKDASGNQVPNGSYTISATYTGKDGKEYKTQVGNYPVEAVKFVDGKAMMKVAGEYVSMDKVSEYYEG, encoded by the coding sequence ATGGCTTCAGTTTCAGATATAACTACACAAACAACGCAGCAAAAAAACGCCGAGAAAAAGGCAAAAGCAAGACAAGACGCTGCAGCTAGCACAGGAACTAATCCAAATGGACAGCTAGACAAAGATGCATTTATGAAGCTACTTTTGACAGAGCTTCAGTACCAAGACCCAACAAGCCCTATGGATACTGAAAAGATGCTAACGCAAACTAGCCAACTAGCATCAGTCGAGATGCAAGAGAACACAAACAAAGCGATGAAAGAGCTAGTAAGTCAGCTAAAGTCAAACGCAAATGCCTACGCTATCTCAGCCCTTGGCAAGATGGTCTCAACTGGCTCAAATGCAGTTACACTAACAGATGAGAAAAAAGATGCAAAATTTGCGCTTTACTTTAAGACAGATCTTGCAAATGGCAAAATCGAGGTCAAAAACGCAAATGGTCAAGTCGTAAGAACAACTGATCTAAACGAGACAAATGCAGGCGTTCATAACCTAGCTTGGGACGGCAAAGACGCGTCTGGCAATCAAGTGCCAAATGGCTCATATACCATTTCAGCGACTTACACTGGAAAAGATGGCAAAGAGTATAAAACACAAGTAGGCAACTACCCAGTCGAGGCGGTGAAATTTGTAGATGGCAAGGCTATGATGAAAGTAGCTGGCGAATACGTTTCTATGGATAAAGTATCTGAATATTACGAGGGCTAA
- the typA gene encoding translational GTPase TypA, with product MEKIRNIAVIAHVDHGKTTMVDELLKQSGTFNEHQNLGERVMDSNDIERERGITILSKNTAIRYKDTKINIIDTPGHADFGGEVERVLKMVDGVLLLVDAQEGVMPQTKFVVKKALSLGLRPIVVVNKIDKPAGDPDRVINEIFDLFVALDANDEQLEFPVVYAAAKNGYAKLKLSDENKDMQPLFETILAHVPAPSGSDENPLQLQVFTLDYDNYVGKIGIARIFNGKIAKNQNVMLAKADGTKTTGRISKLIGFMGLDRIDINEAGTGDIVAIAGFDALDVGDSVVDPNNPHPLDPLHIEEPTLSVVFSVNDGPLAGTEGKHVTSNKIDERLANEMKTNIAMKYENIGEGKFKVSGRGELQITILAENMRREGYEFLLGRPEVIVKEINGVKCEPYELLVIDAPDDTTGTVIEKLGKRKAEMVSMNPTGDGQTRIEFEIPARGLIGFRSQFLTDTKGEGVMNHSFLEFRPLSGTVEHRTNGALVSMENGVTLAYSLFNLQDRGVLFLDPQAKVYVGMIIGEHSRPNDLDVNPIKGKNLTNVRASGSDDAIKLVPPRKLSLERALEWIEDDELVEVTPINIRVRKRYLDPTERKRKAKL from the coding sequence TTGGAAAAGATACGAAATATAGCCGTCATCGCACACGTCGACCACGGTAAAACAACAATGGTTGATGAGCTTTTGAAGCAGTCAGGAACATTTAACGAGCATCAAAATCTTGGCGAGCGTGTAATGGATAGCAACGACATCGAAAGAGAGCGTGGCATCACGATCCTTTCTAAAAACACCGCCATTCGCTACAAAGATACAAAGATCAACATCATTGACACCCCGGGCCACGCCGACTTTGGTGGCGAGGTAGAGCGTGTTCTTAAGATGGTTGATGGCGTTTTACTACTTGTCGATGCACAGGAAGGTGTTATGCCACAAACTAAATTCGTCGTCAAAAAGGCGCTATCTCTTGGACTTCGCCCAATCGTCGTCGTAAATAAGATAGATAAACCAGCTGGCGATCCAGACCGCGTTATAAATGAAATTTTTGACCTTTTTGTCGCACTTGACGCAAACGACGAGCAGCTAGAATTTCCAGTCGTTTATGCAGCTGCAAAAAATGGCTACGCAAAGCTAAAACTAAGCGATGAAAACAAAGATATGCAGCCACTTTTTGAGACTATCCTAGCTCACGTACCAGCTCCAAGTGGTAGCGATGAGAACCCACTTCAGCTTCAAGTTTTCACGCTTGATTATGACAACTATGTCGGCAAGATCGGCATTGCGAGGATTTTTAACGGCAAGATAGCTAAAAACCAAAACGTTATGCTTGCAAAGGCTGATGGCACAAAGACAACTGGTAGAATTTCAAAACTCATCGGCTTTATGGGACTTGACAGGATCGATATAAACGAGGCTGGCACTGGCGACATCGTAGCGATCGCTGGCTTTGACGCGCTTGATGTTGGCGATAGCGTCGTTGATCCAAACAACCCTCATCCGCTTGATCCTCTTCATATCGAAGAGCCAACACTTAGCGTTGTATTTTCTGTAAATGATGGCCCACTTGCAGGCACTGAGGGCAAACACGTCACATCAAATAAGATCGATGAGCGCCTTGCAAACGAGATGAAGACAAATATCGCGATGAAGTATGAAAACATCGGCGAGGGCAAATTTAAAGTAAGCGGCCGCGGTGAGCTTCAGATCACCATTTTGGCTGAAAATATGCGCCGCGAGGGCTATGAGTTTTTACTTGGCAGACCTGAGGTCATCGTAAAAGAGATAAACGGCGTAAAGTGCGAGCCATACGAGCTTTTAGTGATCGACGCGCCTGATGATACGACAGGCACAGTCATCGAAAAACTTGGCAAAAGAAAGGCTGAAATGGTCTCTATGAACCCAACAGGCGACGGCCAAACAAGGATCGAATTTGAGATCCCAGCTCGCGGACTTATTGGTTTTAGAAGCCAGTTTTTGACTGATACAAAAGGCGAGGGCGTTATGAACCACAGCTTTTTGGAGTTTAGGCCACTTAGCGGCACCGTCGAGCACAGAACAAACGGCGCACTAGTTTCTATGGAAAACGGCGTAACGCTTGCTTATTCGCTATTTAACTTGCAAGATCGTGGCGTGCTATTTCTTGATCCGCAGGCAAAAGTCTATGTGGGCATGATCATCGGCGAGCACAGCCGTCCAAACGACCTTGATGTAAATCCTATCAAGGGCAAAAACCTAACGAACGTGCGTGCAAGCGGTAGTGACGATGCGATCAAGCTAGTACCGCCTAGAAAGCTAAGCCTTGAGCGCGCGCTTGAGTGGATAGAGGACGACGAGCTAGTCGAGGTTACACCTATAAATATCCGCGTTCGCAAGCGCTATTTAGACCCAACAGAACGCAAAAGAAAAGCAAAACTATAA
- a CDS encoding Sua5 YciO YrdC YwlC family protein: MIYLAQTDTTAGFLSKDYKEINHAKMRNEGKPCLITTAKFSVLRELARVPKKYKNFIRRSKKTTFLYPNLKAIRVVKECEHEKFLSKFDWLYSSSANKNGMKFDEIWARSVADEVVDEHFFEDIPSKIYKISKSKLKKIR; encoded by the coding sequence ATGATATACCTAGCACAAACTGACACGACAGCTGGCTTTTTAAGCAAGGACTACAAGGAGATAAACCACGCCAAAATGCGAAATGAAGGCAAACCATGCCTCATCACGACAGCTAAATTTAGCGTTTTACGTGAGCTTGCAAGAGTGCCAAAAAAATATAAAAATTTCATCCGTCGCTCAAAAAAGACGACATTTTTATATCCAAATTTAAAGGCGATCAGAGTCGTAAAAGAGTGCGAACACGAGAAATTCCTAAGCAAATTTGACTGGCTTTATTCAAGTAGCGCAAACAAAAATGGCATGAAATTTGATGAAATTTGGGCTAGAAGCGTGGCTGATGAAGTTGTTGATGAGCACTTTTTTGAAGATATACCATCAAAAATTTATAAAATTTCAAAATCCAAACTAAAAAAGATCCGCTAG
- a CDS encoding DMT family transporter — MSSHQLGVLLTLVGGVLWGFSGVCGQYLFSQGISADFLVPYRLLLAGAFIVLYYAFKAKKAVFAPLTDVKLLAELLIYAILGLMMTQYAYFYSIELSNAAVATVIQYTAPVLILAIICLKERRAPRPLEILALLCAMLGVFSLATHAQISALVISPKALFWCLVSAVCVCVYNLAPTRLNAKYSVALTLGWGMVIGGVVLCLYMRVWEFAGLSGTAQWLAFFAVITLGTIFAFSFYMTGVKLIGASKASMIACVEPLSAAFFGYFWLGTKFVFWDFLGFALIISCIFLLSKKRDDIPSTN, encoded by the coding sequence ATGTCCAGCCATCAACTTGGAGTGCTTCTTACGCTAGTTGGTGGCGTACTTTGGGGGTTTAGCGGAGTTTGCGGGCAGTATCTCTTCTCGCAGGGCATAAGCGCTGATTTTTTAGTACCTTATAGGCTCTTGCTAGCTGGCGCTTTTATCGTGCTCTACTATGCTTTTAAGGCTAAAAAAGCCGTTTTTGCACCACTTACTGACGTAAAACTGCTAGCAGAGCTTCTTATATATGCCATACTTGGGCTCATGATGACGCAGTATGCTTATTTTTACTCGATAGAGCTCTCAAATGCCGCAGTTGCGACCGTCATTCAATACACCGCCCCAGTTCTCATCCTAGCCATCATCTGCCTAAAAGAGAGACGAGCGCCAAGGCCGCTTGAAATTTTAGCCCTACTCTGCGCAATGCTTGGGGTCTTTTCCCTAGCCACGCACGCTCAAATTTCAGCTCTTGTCATCTCGCCAAAGGCGCTATTTTGGTGCTTAGTAAGTGCTGTTTGCGTCTGCGTTTACAACCTTGCCCCCACAAGGCTAAATGCCAAATACTCAGTCGCACTCACGCTTGGCTGGGGCATGGTCATAGGTGGCGTGGTGCTTTGCCTTTATATGAGAGTGTGGGAGTTCGCGGGGCTTAGTGGCACGGCGCAGTGGCTAGCATTTTTCGCTGTCATCACGCTTGGCACGATATTTGCATTTAGCTTTTATATGACTGGAGTTAAGCTCATAGGCGCCTCGAAAGCTAGCATGATAGCCTGCGTAGAGCCATTAAGTGCGGCCTTTTTTGGCTACTTTTGGCTTGGGACGAAGTTCGTCTTTTGGGATTTTTTGGGCTTTGCTCTCATCATATCTTGCATATTTTTACTTTCAAAGAAGAGAGATGATATACCTAGCACAAACTGA
- a CDS encoding DUF799 domain-containing protein, with protein MKNSLKFIVFALLAIFFAGCSFKEPEPYDYSAFLQKKPRSILVLMPTNDSTEVAGSAAVLANSVAPLSEAGYYVFPVALVNDTFKQNGITEPGEIAAVPLNKLDKIFHADSVLYINIKDYGTSYVIVSSSTKVVLEAKLVDIKSGATLWQGEAEAAEDSGSGQNSLLGMLVSAVITQVANTISDRSYDLAVRADAYLFSRNCRDCILYGPYSPHYGKDAQLHKDR; from the coding sequence ATGAAAAATAGCCTGAAATTTATAGTTTTCGCGCTTCTTGCGATATTTTTTGCGGGTTGTTCTTTCAAAGAGCCTGAGCCATACGACTACTCAGCCTTTTTACAAAAAAAACCACGCTCCATCTTAGTGCTAATGCCAACAAACGATAGCACCGAGGTTGCTGGCTCAGCGGCCGTTCTAGCTAACTCAGTAGCCCCACTTAGCGAGGCTGGATACTATGTATTTCCAGTGGCTCTTGTAAATGATACATTTAAGCAAAATGGCATCACTGAGCCAGGCGAGATAGCAGCCGTGCCACTAAATAAGCTTGATAAAATTTTTCACGCCGATAGCGTGCTTTACATAAACATAAAAGACTACGGCACAAGTTATGTCATCGTCTCTAGCTCGACAAAGGTCGTCCTTGAGGCAAAGCTAGTTGATATAAAAAGTGGTGCTACACTCTGGCAGGGTGAAGCAGAAGCCGCAGAGGATAGCGGGAGCGGGCAAAACAGCCTGCTTGGCATGCTAGTCTCAGCTGTCATCACGCAGGTGGCAAACACCATCTCAGATAGATCGTACGACCTAGCAGTGAGAGCTGACGCATACTTGTTTTCAAGAAACTGCCGTGATTGCATACTTTATGGCCCATATTCGCCGCACTACGGCAAAGACGCCCAGCTACATAAAGATAGATAA
- a CDS encoding DUF4810 domain-containing protein — protein sequence MASKIGLASLALFAILLAGCGNAGGPRSLYYWNGTYSSSLYGYLNEDGDATEQISRLENLVQTSTQRGYKVAPGLYAHLGLLYLNNGNLGAANANFDKEVENFPESREFINFIKGSKNLTPKKQSKKEGAKDEK from the coding sequence ATGGCAAGTAAAATAGGGCTTGCCAGCCTTGCACTTTTCGCGATATTGCTAGCTGGATGTGGCAACGCAGGTGGCCCAAGGTCGCTTTACTACTGGAACGGCACATATAGCAGCTCGCTATATGGCTATCTAAACGAAGATGGCGACGCAACCGAGCAAATTTCACGCTTAGAAAATTTGGTGCAAACCTCGACCCAAAGGGGCTACAAGGTTGCGCCAGGGCTTTATGCGCACCTTGGACTTTTATACTTAAATAATGGGAATTTAGGCGCTGCAAATGCAAATTTTGACAAAGAAGTAGAGAATTTCCCAGAGTCAAGAGAATTTATAAATTTCATCAAAGGCTCTAAAAATTTAACTCCTAAAAAGCAGAGCAAAAAAGAGGGAGCGAAAGATGAAAAATAG
- a CDS encoding CsgG/HfaB family protein, translating into MKNVLKFSAALVIAALFAGCASESSRVVETPKVASYGSVYNGKKVSVSIGRFNNQSSYNSGVFSDNEDRLGNQAQSILITNLQQSGRFSVLERSNMSVLKQESELSKEAQNLKGSRYVITGDVTEFGRKTTGDHELFGILGRGKKQTAYSKVNLNVVDTKTAEVVYSVSGAGEYTLSNREIIGFGGTAGYDSTLNGKVLSLAIVEAVNNLVNGIESGAWQVK; encoded by the coding sequence ATGAAAAATGTTTTAAAATTTAGTGCAGCTCTAGTGATCGCAGCACTTTTTGCTGGATGTGCAAGCGAAAGCTCAAGAGTGGTAGAAACTCCAAAAGTAGCAAGCTACGGCTCAGTTTATAACGGCAAAAAAGTCTCAGTTTCTATTGGCCGCTTTAATAACCAATCAAGCTACAATAGTGGCGTTTTTAGTGATAACGAAGATAGACTTGGCAACCAAGCGCAAAGCATCCTAATCACAAATTTACAGCAAAGCGGTAGATTTTCGGTGCTTGAGAGATCAAATATGTCAGTCCTCAAACAAGAGAGCGAGCTAAGCAAAGAGGCTCAAAATTTAAAAGGCTCAAGATACGTCATAACTGGCGATGTGACTGAGTTTGGCCGCAAAACAACAGGCGATCACGAGCTATTTGGCATACTTGGCAGAGGTAAAAAGCAAACCGCCTACTCAAAGGTAAATTTAAACGTTGTCGATACCAAAACAGCTGAAGTTGTATATTCAGTTAGCGGCGCTGGCGAATACACTCTCTCAAACAGAGAGATCATCGGCTTTGGCGGCACCGCAGGATATGACTCTACGCTAAATGGCAAGGTGTTAAGCCTAGCGATAGTTGAAGCGGTAAATAACCTAGTAAATGGCATAGAAAGCGGAGCATGGCAAGTAAAATAG